From one Bos indicus isolate NIAB-ARS_2022 breed Sahiwal x Tharparkar chromosome 16, NIAB-ARS_B.indTharparkar_mat_pri_1.0, whole genome shotgun sequence genomic stretch:
- the SLC30A10 gene encoding calcium/manganese antiporter SLC30A10 isoform X3 has protein sequence MKKEKKSEALNIRGVLLHVMGDALGSVVVVITAIIFYVLPLKREDPCNWQCYIDPSLTVVMVIIILSSAFPLIKETAAILLQMVPKGVNMEELMSKLSAVPGISSLHEVHIWELISGKIIATLHIKCQQDGGDQDANRKIREIFHNAGIHSVTIQFEKADLKEPLEQKDLQLLCSSPCIAKSCAKQLCCPPGALPLAHVNGCAEHNGCPPLDMSQSDVLRRRQTTEVAIEVSLEGCLTDHGQALGKPQEDSRYVNSTHF, from the exons GGGTACTTTTGCATGTGATGGGGGATGCCCTGGGgtcagtggtggtggtgatcaCGGCCATCATATTCTATGTGCTTCCCCTGAAACGTGAGGACCCGTGTAACTGGCAGTGCTACATTGACCCCAGCCTGACTGTCGTCATGGTCATCATCATTTTATCATCTGCCTTCCCACTCATCAAGGAGACTGCTGCCATTCTGCTGCAGATGGTCCCCAAAGGTGTCAACATGGAAGAGCTGA TGAGTAAGCTCTCTGCTGTGCCTGGAATTAGCAGTCTCCATGAAGTCCACATCTGGGAGCTTATAAGTGGGAAGATCATTGCCACTCTGCACATCAAGTGTCAGCAGGATGGGGGAGATCAGGATGCCAACAGAAAAATTCGAGAAATCTTCCACAACGCCGGAATTCACAGTGTGACCATCCAGTTTGAGAAGGCAGACCTGAAGGAGCCCCTGGAGCAGAAGGACTTGCAGCTGCTCTGCAGCTCCCCTTGCATCGCCAAGAGCTGTGCCAAGCAGCTGTGCTGTCCCCCTGGGGCCCTGCCACTGGCCCATGTCAATGGCTGTGCGGAGCACAATGGCTGTCCCCCTCTAGACATGTCTCAGAGTGATGTCCTCCGTAGACGACAGACCACCGAAGTGGCTATTGAAGTATCTTTGGAAGGTTGTCTGACTGACCACGGACAAGCTCTTGGCAAACCTCAGGAGGACTCACGTTATGTCAACAGCACACATTTTTAA